The region TGGGGATAATTCTTACGTGACGTCAAGGCGATGTTGGTGTCCCAGACTACTCTAGGAACTGAGTTGGAGAGGTCTTTCCATTCGACCAAATACTTCGAAAAAACCGGGTAAGGAATCGGATGGTACAGAAATATCCCGGAAACAAATTTCGAGAATTTGGGTTATCTCGTAAAGTGGTCCTAAAGGTTCCGGAATTCCGGAACAACTGGATTGAGCGGCCAACCGGCTAATGCTGTCCCATTCGCCAGATGAAATTACCGAAATTTTAACTGAAAAGCGCTTCGAGTCTTTCGGAAACGTTTTCTCGTGTTTcgagattttcgaaaatttaaggtagctccgAATCGCCTCGCTATTCTCTGATTTCAAGTGACTtcatcgtcgccatgttggtggacgaaaacaaaagatctctcattagctccttttgttcgtccaccagcaattgtacattgcagcattgttatctgtgtctctagagattggttgcaaaccaccaataCACGGTCACTTTCGTCTTCTCAAAGATGCGTCCTTTTATGAACGAGACATGTGACAATAGTGGCCGGAGATTCGAGAATGTGAGAGAGATTTTCTGATGTGTCCCTTAACCTGGTATTTCATTTGTCTTTCTATGAtcacttaaaaagaaaagaatacgcATACTAGCAAAAGCATCTTGACGCGATATGAACACAGTACGTAGACGCGACACGAACTTATCAGTCGTTTCGCACAACTTTCAGAGATATTGTAAAATTTCAGGAGGTCAGACCAAGACTTTTACACTCGTTAATTTAAACAGAAACGTTCAATTCCGCGGAAACTAGACTCGCATTTGCTGGTCATAATCTACACGggcaacaaagttctctttacTTACGCTCACTATTTGGGCGCTTTAGCACGATGATGGTAGTGGCGAAGAAAACTGACCTCACTTTGAAATTAAACATCTGCGCCTTCGTGGCAGTCCATCTTGGTCGCACTTTACAATGTTGGTAGCAACCCTGTTTAAGAAAATGGTGACGTTGTCGCCCAATGGTTACATTTAGCAATTTAGAGTAACTTGTTGTTTAGCGCAAGACGAGACATGATGTGAAAAGTGTGCCGCACGTGTGCACGTGCGCACGTGGAGaacgatttttaaaaaaaaattctttaccaATAAATCCTTGCGCGTGGCTTTTCAGTCGACGTTGCTGAGGCGTTCTATCACTGAGTACAGAAAcaatttaatattctttaatTGGGAATCTTGGCGTCTGGAGCAGACTTGTGTCAGaacgtgtagcatgcatgtttgatgacgtttgttcaacattttttgtgggaagaatgttttgatttcgatcaaacatCTTGTCCAACATACAACAGATGTGTAAGCGTGTAGCCACCCTTTCAACAATAaatacccaaataaattttcagaaaaattcctctctgaagttaacttcacggatagagagaggtcacttgaaaacaaagacaacagcacacaaaagaaaatattgccttttgttacacaataccacccggcTTTACCTTACCTTAAGAACATATTTATGGGGAAATGGCACattattcaaaaccaaccgcaccttagagaagtatttaaggagccacccatactatcatatcgcaaaggaaagtcgttaaaagacacCTTAGTCAGAGTTAACTTTTGAAGGCATagattttagaatcgcttgCGAATGGCAGGAGTCGCGCAAgcccgtcaacactttttcaaCAATGGTAAGTAATTATTTGCCCGTTCAAGACTTATTAAAATCTCCATTCAATTCCACGCACAAACAGTCCTAAATTACCCCAAGCACAATTGAATATCTTTCttccctcggcagcatttctaccatttaggtgaACTAGTAAATCTCccttcaatagcccatttctgagttgctgtttgtcttggtttcaaagcgagttcttgtgcacaaccattcaaatgcaaatgagagatgtattttcatggaaatcaaacttatTATCACTTAAATGGTTTAGCAGCAAGACTCAttttgaaccagaggcaaacagcaacttgaaaatggcctattccacaCACGAAACAtcgttaaagtgcctatgaagtaaaaaatatcttttgcttccTTTAGAGACCTTTCAGAATGATGAAGAATGATGGTTTCTCTGTTCCAGagaaattcaagtttttgttcaaaaattgatgatgtcacaaactATACACATGACTGTAATAAATCACAAATTTGAgaatatctccgaaaatattCATGAGTGTTTTTTAAACTTGGCAGCAGTAATCTACGTCAAGCAAGGCACAAAATGATATCCTCTAATTTTGCTGCTGTGTCTATTTAATGCAGGATTgaaatttgtcatttattgTCGGAATGAGACATGTTCAGTCTataaagtaagcaaaagattttacttcataggcactttacaTTACGGCAAGCATAtttgaacatctcccttccccttggcagcatttctactatttaggtaaactacaatcctggacaaaagtgttgggaagagataatccccctcccccttatcaatgttggattttccacaaCAAAAGTGGTGACTTTTCCTCTAAAATTGAATATGGGGAAATGGGAGGAAggatggggaggggggggggggggcgtcaCAAGAGCTTGGTATTTCCAAAATagtacagccaatagttagactAATCGAATTGACCGCGATTGTAGTAAGATGGCCTCGACCGAGGCACTTGTGGCTCGGACGACTAAGGGGCCGATACCAACATAAACCTCGGAAGTGGCTGTAATAAACGTACCCTTTAGGAATTGCTCTCAGCATTTCACTCGTAGGATTCCGATGTGAAGTAAAGTGTAATTCAAAGTTGCCGTTTTTTGACAGTGAGTCAATTTCGTCGTTCATTTCCTGTTGGCGTTCTTCACTTGATAAAAACAGGCAACTTCGACTAAAGATTACGTGCTTTCCCTTGAATTCTTCTGCCATCTTAAAAGTTTCTATTGAAACAATAAAGTTTAAAACAGaatattttggagagaaaaaatTGTCACTCCCTAtcgagagagaaaaaaacatggaaaactATCATTTGTGCATGCGTGGTGGAGTGGCACTAGGGGTGTCATCGGCTTCAGTCTTACACGAAGTACTACCCTAACTGCTGCCGTTAACAACATGGCGGGCATACAACAGTGTTGGAGTTATGATGATTTTGATCTTGATGACGatgttttcgtttctcttgaagaagccataagaaaaaaagaagaaagctacTTCGGTAACCCGAAGCATTACATGCTATTTTCTGGAGCTGCAATGGGAAGTGATACCTATTGGCAAAAATTAGGCGCCAAATACGGGGTTCGCGTGAAGGCATTTTCCTTCAAGACTCATGGCACGAAAGCTTGTGGTAGAGTTGTTCTGTCCGATGAACAATTACAACAGGCTGATGACTTCTTACACATggcaaacaaaactttaaaacgaCGTTTCCCAACCGGAAAATCCTACGTAAATAATTTACTTCGAAGGAACTGGCACCAAGTCAAGGATACCAGTGCAGTGTTTGCAATTGGAAAAATTAGCGTCCACGGGAATATAGTTGAGGGCGGCACTGGGTGGGCAGTGCAGATGGCTGTGGACGCCAGGAAACCCGTTTACGTGTTTGACATTGTCAGTAGTGGGTGGAAAATATATGACTATGGCAAGAAgaagttttcaatttttaagaCTGTGCCGAGACTGTCCTTAAATTTTACTGGAATCGGCACAAGAGCATTGCCTGAGAATGGGAAAGCTGCTATTGAAAAAGTATTCCAAGAAACGTTTGGGAAATTGCCAAGATAGGAGTTACAAATTATATTGTATTACCTACATGTAATAATGTATATAATCCCTCACTTATAATTACACTGATATGAGTGTGCCAATAAACAAGTTTAGTTTGCAGGTCAAATCACAGGTCACTGTTTTTCCAGTTTGTAACCAACCCTTATGCGTTTGTAGTTCTAACATGAGGACTAAAAGCTatattgaaataaagtttaggCCAAAGATTAGCATTAGGAAAGTGTTAGCCTAGGGTTCTTTTAGTATTGGCAAAACAATACTTGAGATTGGACATGTGAAATACACTTACTTTTGATTCTAGAAGACAGTTATAGGGTAGTGTCTACTTAGATCCCCAAGTGCTATCCTTCCACTTCACCCACTCGGTCTGAATAACATTGCTTCTGGCAAACCCAGCATAACTAATGCCCTGAAACTTCTCTTTCACAATACTCTTATCATTCTGTAAATGAAAATGTGATTGAGGGGAAAACTTGGAATGccactccatggagtaccctaaaaatagtttagaagtaacaaaaaaatgcacaaatcatttttggaaatttagtgTCCTTTAACTGTACATACCTAGAATGAGTTCAAACTTCCACTGGTGCTGGTCTTGTAGGGGACAGTTGTCattttgtaaaaagataatCATTCTGCTTGCCACTTCCCCAAAAAGTAAATGTGCTTTGTCAAACATCAGACATGAAAGGAGAGAGGCAGGTTTTATAATGACTGAAATTTTTGCTTCACGAATTGAGCAACCTTTTTTTGGaagttcaactttgaaaaatgatattttttttttactccttaACAAGTTTTAGGGATTCTCCATGTGGTTACTCCGTAGTGTGGTACTCCGTGCTTTATCCTCAACCTGAAGATGTTTCCCTTTATCAATTTCAAACTTCTGGTAGAATTCTTCCACTTAAAAAATCTGCTTAAAAAATCACAAACCCTTAATTAATGGTGTTTTGGTGATATTTTGTAATTTGTATGTATACTTATGATTGTGGGTAAGTGATTTTTATGCATTAAAGAAGGTTCTGATCACTTTCAATAAATTCATATTCTTTTATGTGTAAAAGCTATCCATTTAGAACCTGAGGATGGCtctatttttcttcatttttactGCTGATCAACACAACATATATTGATTTGATAAACTGGAATTAACAAATAGTGAATTAAAATGGTGGTCTTCCCCTTTTTAGAGACTGGAGGAGGAACCGGgtaaaagaaaaaggcaaatcaGTTGTAAATTTGGACCAGCAATTATCCAAAATCGAAACACTAAAGATACAATTGAAAGTGCTTTTTATGATGACGATTACAATGAAATTGATCAATAAATTGGAACATATTGATATAAGGGGTGATGTACAACATGTTGGGTGATGAGGTGATATTCATTCCACAAGAATCATTAGTTCAGACCAGAATCATCTGAGGAGCTTCTTGAATCAGATTTGTGGAGCAGGGCTGGTGCAGTGGTTGGTCGCTCActtcccaccattgtggcccaggttcaattTCTAGACTTAGTGTtgagtgggttgagtttgtaggTTCTCTACCCTACTGCaaggggtttttctccaggtactctggttttcccctctcctcaaaaaccaatgtttgattaatttaatttgcattgatttgagttgatttacAGGGTACTCAATTAATGTGCCCTGTGcagtgctagaagactagacacttcagAGGAGGAAGATGCCAGGATTAAAAATACTTGATTTATTAGAGAAAGAAGAGGTGGTGGTCGAAGACTAAactaaaaaacgaagaaaactaaaacaccattacccctttgacgtccaaaccggcctaaactggccagacttagtattttactctgtctgacgccagaccattttactcgtcaatggggaacccctgggagtcaatgggttagtcactcagtgaaaaactatgtccccattaaccctttgatgtccaaaccggcctaaaccagccatacttagtattttactctgtctaacgccagacaattttactctgcaatggggaaccccttggagtcaatgggtaaagCTCCTGTCCTCTTAAGTTgattaagaaaaagaagagaaaaaaagaaactgatcaAAATTATTGGAGAAACTGTTTTCGTATTACAGCAGTTATCAGTCACATGTGCCCCTcaacaacttttattttcatttttctacactaaatttgggtggacttcaatcaaatgtttccctgATGAGTTGGACTTCTGCCAGGTGAACAGGACTATTGTTATGGAAACAATTGATTGACATCGACCCAAATTAAGTttcgaaaaaagcaaaaaagttgTTGAGGGGCGTGTGTGACTGATAACTGCTGTAAACCACAAACACTTTCCTTTGGTTTCTCTCCTTTGATTACAAAAAGGGTACAAATAATTAAACCAAAGGATAACAAGATTGTAAAATATTAGAAtacttttaccaaaaactaccaacttctttttcaagtgATAGAAAATCTAAACTAATTCGTGAAAGTAAGATTCCGCTTGTCCTGAAAAGCTGCTCTTTAAACACGTTTTCAAGACCAGCAAAAAGACAAGGATTGCAAAGATTTATGATGTTTTCCTTTTGATGTTAGTAAGGGATTATGTCACCCAAAATACGTCCGAAAAGGTTCAGGACTTTAGAGAAACGGATCCTTGTCCTCCCAGATACGAAATTTCTAACTTAatgtggcttactacagttttccgactCAGGAAAAggatcaagattttaaattctGTGAAATTGAAGCAACAgcatgtctcttctgaagtgttagtctctttaattgatgtaaaatgtaattttaactGACAAAGAATTGCATATCAGGGGAAAATACGAATTATTTAaaggccatgttacacgaggcaatttttcttgcaactcgcaacgcaacgatgacgaataaaaaacctttcaagttgcagagggtatgttacacgttggcaacttctttcgcaacttgcaacgcgtacaataacaaacaagatggcggacgctGGCGGACGTGCTAAGTCGCTAAAAGATGAGCTctgatcaggggcacccaacgtcaattttcggaaaatatctgttcggaagacgatttgaaatctagaattttcggaacatttattgtaaaattccttgcttgcctgcctgtcctaggattttcgaacatttaaaacatggtataattgcccacttttaacggatttttatcctaaaaaggtcacctagaattttcgggagtctttttttctggctgaaattttcggaaAGGTAAATTTTGGTTCccataattttcggatcactagactttcagctagggcaTCCGAACAGATtaaaaaattttaggggataaaaatat is a window of Montipora capricornis isolate CH-2021 chromosome 13, ASM3666992v2, whole genome shotgun sequence DNA encoding:
- the LOC138029208 gene encoding uncharacterized protein, translated to MAGIQQCWSYDDFDLDDDVFVSLEEAIRKKEESYFGNPKHYMLFSGAAMGSDTYWQKLGAKYGVRVKAFSFKTHGTKACGRVVLSDEQLQQADDFLHMANKTLKRRFPTGKSYVNNLLRRNWHQVKDTSAVFAIGKISVHGNIVEGGTGWAVQMAVDARKPVYVFDIVSSGWKIYDYGKKKFSIFKTVPRLSLNFTGIGTRALPENGKAAIEKVFQETFGKLPR